One genomic segment of Helianthus annuus cultivar XRQ/B chromosome 14, HanXRQr2.0-SUNRISE, whole genome shotgun sequence includes these proteins:
- the LOC110905138 gene encoding UDP-glycosyltransferase 88B1-like, protein MESSTVVLYPSPGIGHLVSMVELGKLIHTHHPSLSVIILILPTPYETGATGKYINTVSATTPAITFHHLPAIALPPDFSSEFIDLAFGLPELYNSVVHNTLVSISQKSRIKAVILDFFSNAAFQVSTSLSLPTYYFYTSGASGLCAFLYLTTLHKTTSKSIKDLNALLDIPGVPPIHSSYMPTVMFDRESNSYKNFIKTSSNMAKSSGIIANSFLELEERAVATLRDGKCIIDGPTPPIYFIGPLIASGSQVDPNENECLKWLKTQPSKSVVFLCFGSMGVFEKEQLKEIAVGLERSRQRFLWVVRNPPTESSSGAKEFELDDILPERFLARTKDKGLVVKNWAPQPAILGHESVGGFVSHCGWNSSLEAVVSGVPMVAWPLYAEQKMNRVYLVEEIKVALWLRMSADGFVGAEAVEETVRKLMEGEEGRAVRERILEMSGRAKAAVEGGGNSRLDFLKLTRPWTDQ, encoded by the coding sequence ATGGAATCATCTACTGTGGTCCTGTATCCTTCTCCGGGAATCGGCCACCTGGTTTCCATGGTGGAGCTTGGAAAGCTCATCCACACTCACCACCCTTCACTCTCTGTTATCATTCTCATACTTCCAACACCATATGAAACCGGCGCCACTGGTAAATACATCAACACTGTCTCCGCCACCACCCCCGCCATCACGTTCCACCACCTCCCCGCCATCGCTCTTCCACCAGACTTCTCTTCTGAATTCATAGACCTTGCTTTCGGGCTCCCTGAGCTTTACAACTCTGTCGTCCACAACACGCTCGTCTCCATCTCACAAAAATCACGCATAAAAGCTGTCATCCTAGATTTCTTCTCAAACGCAGCTTTTCAAGTCTCTACAAGTCTTAGTTTACCAACTTACTACTTCTACACTAGTGGCGCTTCTGGTCTCTGTGCCTTCTTATATCTTACAACCCTTCACAAAACCACTTCTAAAAGCATTAAAGATCTGAATGCTTTGTTAGACATTCCTGGGGTGCCTCCCATCCATTCTTCCTATATGCCTACGGTTATGTTTGATAGGGAAAGTAACTCGTACAAAAATTTCATAAAAACTTCCAGCAACATGGCAAAATCTTCCGGTATCATCGCAAATAGCTTCTTGGAGTTGGAGGAAAGAGCCGTTGCAACTCTGCGGGATGGTAAATGCATCATTGACGGTCCAACTCCGCCTATATATTTTATTGGGCCTTTGATCGCTAGTGGCAGTCAAGTAGATCCTAACGAAAACGAGTGTTTAAAATGGCTGAAAACACAACCTAGTAAAAGTGTTGTGTTTTTATGCTTTGGGAGTATGGGTGTGTTTGAGAAAGAACAGTTGAAGGAAATAGCTGTTGGCTTAGAGAGAAGTAGGCAAAGGTTTTTGTGGGTGGTGCGCAACCCGCCAACAGAGTCAAGTTCAGGTGCTAAGGAGTTCGAGCTTGATGACATTCTTCCTGAAAGGTTTTTAGCCAGGACTAAGGATAAGGGTCTGGTTGTGAAGAACTGGGCGCCTCAGCCTGCAATCCTTGGTCATGAGTCGGTGGGTGGATTTGTGAGTCATTGTGGGTGGAACTCGTCGCTTGAAGCGGTGGTTTCTGGTGTGCCAATGGTGGCATGGCCGTTATACGCAGAGCAGAAGATGAATAGAGTGTATTTGGTTGAGGAAATAAAGGTGGCACTATGGTTGAGGATGTCGGCGGATGGGTTTGTGGGTGCGGAAGCGGTGGAGGAGACAGTGAGGAAGTTAATGGAGGGGGAGGAAGGGAGAGCAGTGAGAGAACGGATTTTGGAGATGAGTGGTAGGGCGAAGGCTGCGGTGGAGGGCGGTGGTAACTCCCGACTTGATTTCTTGAAACTAACGCGACCTTGGACCGACCAGTGA